From Pirellulales bacterium, one genomic window encodes:
- the folE gene encoding GTP cyclohydrolase I FolE yields MSSTERFRSVDNGSLDDEAGDTPPSPTSPVDLPRIQRAVREILAAVGEDPDREGLRETPARVARMYAEVFAGLHQDPREHLQKFFTEKYDEVVLVRDISFNSTCEHHLLPFMGHAHIGYVPNGRVVGLSKLARVVEVVSKRPQVQERMTETIADLLEQELQVKGVAVVIEATHTCMTVRGIRKPGSLCVTSSMRGLFRSNLSSRSEVMTLIYGGARG; encoded by the coding sequence ATGAGTTCAACCGAGCGATTCCGATCCGTGGACAATGGCAGCCTCGACGACGAGGCGGGCGATACGCCCCCGTCGCCGACTTCTCCGGTCGACCTGCCGAGGATTCAACGCGCCGTGCGCGAGATTCTGGCCGCCGTCGGCGAAGATCCCGATCGCGAGGGGCTGCGCGAAACGCCGGCCCGCGTCGCGCGCATGTACGCCGAGGTCTTTGCCGGGCTGCATCAAGACCCGCGCGAGCATCTGCAAAAATTCTTTACTGAGAAATATGACGAAGTGGTGCTGGTGCGCGACATCAGCTTCAACAGCACTTGCGAGCATCATCTGCTCCCATTTATGGGACACGCGCATATCGGCTATGTCCCCAACGGCCGCGTGGTGGGCCTGAGCAAGTTGGCCCGCGTGGTTGAGGTAGTCTCCAAGCGACCCCAGGTCCAAGAGCGCATGACCGAGACCATCGCCGACCTCTTGGAACAAGAACTCCAGGTCAAAGGGGTGGCAGTAGTCATCGAGGCCACCCATACCTGCATGACCGTCCGTGGCATTCGCAAGCCGGGCAGTCTCTGCGTCACCTCCTCGATGCGCGGCCTTTTCCGGTCCAATCTCTCCAGCCGCTCCGAGGTGATGACCCTGATTTATGGCGGCGCTCGCGGTTAG